Proteins encoded within one genomic window of Gasterosteus aculeatus chromosome 18, fGasAcu3.hap1.1, whole genome shotgun sequence:
- the htr1e gene encoding 5-hydroxytryptamine receptor 1E: MDVESIPGVSASTPNTTNCTVAPGSSPQLGPFRDGMAAAAVVVLSLLTLLTALINAAVIAAICTTKKLHLPANYLICSLAVTDLLVALLVMPVSILYITTEMWTLGQVVCELWLSVDMTCCTCSILHLCVIALDRYWAITKAIEYARKRSARRAAVMVGVVWVISVFISMPPLFWRQRPSRGSFKQCIIEHDHLGYTIYSTVGAFYIPMMIILILYHRIYNAAKTLYQKRGSSRHLSGRSLGSQNSVDHCRVSHTFCVSDLSNSDPTLPTDKLNTAARVPSFETDADGQDEKNQICTLRERKAARILGLILGAFIICWLPFFLKEVLVGLRVVQPSPLVSDMLTWLGYINSLINPLLYTSFNDDFKLAFKKLLKRKEHV, encoded by the coding sequence ATGGACGTGGAAAGCATCCCAGGAGTGAGCGCCTCAACACCCAACACCACAAACTGCACCGTGGCCCCCGGCAGCAGCCCGCAGCTGGGCCCGTTCAGAGACgggatggcggcggcggcggtggtcgtcctcagcctcctcaccctcctcaccgCGCTGATCAACGCCGCCGTCATCGCCGCCATCTGCACCACCAAGAAGCTCCACCTGCCCGCCAACTACCTCATCTGCTCCCTGGCCGTCACCGACCTCCTGGTGGCGCTCCTCGTGATGCCCGTCAGCATCCTCTACATCACCACGGAGATGTGGACCCTGGGCCAGGTGGTGTGTGAGCTGTGGCTGAGCGTGGACATGACCTGCTGCACCTGCTCCATCCTGCACCTGTGCGTCATCGCCCTGGACCGGTACTGGGCCATCACCAAGGCTATCGAGTACGCTCGCAAGAGGTCGGCCCGTCGCGCCGCCGTCATGGTGGGGGTCGTCTGGGTCATCTCCGTCTTCATATCCATGCCCCCTTTATTCTGGAGGCAGAGGCCCAGCAGAGGCAGCTTCAAGCAGTGCATCATAGAGCACGATCACCTGGGATACACCATATACTCCACGGTCGGGGCGTTTTACATTCCCATGATGATCATTCTTATCTTATACCACAGGATTTACAATGCCGCCAAAACGCTGTACCAGAAGCGCGGGTCTTCTCGGCACCTCAGCGGCCGCAGCCTCGGCAGCCAGAACTCAGTGGACCACTGCCGCGTCTCCCACACGTTTTGCGTGTCCGACTTGTCCAACTCGGATCCCACGCTGCCCACCGACAAACTCAACACCGCCGCCCGCGTCCCGTCCTTTGAGACGGACGCGGACGGGCAAGACGAGAAGAACCAGATTTGCACTTTGCGCGAGAGGAAAGCGGCTAGAATCCTCGGCCTCATTCTCGGGGCCTTCATCATCTGCTGGCTGCCTTTCTTCTTGAAGGAGGTCCTCGTGGGCCTGCGGGTGGTGCAGCCTTCTCCGCTGGTCTCGGACATGCTGACTTGGCTGGGTTACATCAACTCTCTCATCAACCCCCTGCTGTACACCAGCTTCAATGACGATTTCAAGCTGGCTTTTAAAAAGCTGCTCAAGAGAAAAGAGCATGTGTAG